In the genome of Cryptomeria japonica chromosome 8, Sugi_1.0, whole genome shotgun sequence, one region contains:
- the LOC131054855 gene encoding non-specific lipid transfer protein GPI-anchored 21 → MALAKSLYFLVLMGLIVGVYGDGECGNTPVEKAAISMAPCAQAAQDKTAPVSSRCCDSIKKLSTQKECLCAVMLSKVAQQAGIKPEIAITIPKRCNFQNRPVGYKCGAYTLP, encoded by the exons ATGGCTCTTGCAAAATCTCTGTACTTTCTGGTTTTGATGGGTCTGATAGTGGGTGTGTATGGAGATGGAGAGTGTGGGAATACCCCTGTGGAAAAAGCAGCCATATCAATGGCACCCTGTGCTCAGGCAGCACAAGACAAGACTGCCCCTGTTTCATCAAGATGCTGTGACTCTATCAAGAAGCTCAGCACTCAAAAGGAATGCCTCTGTGCTGTCATGCTCTCTAAAGTTGCACAGCAAGCTGGAATAAAGCCTGAAATAGCCATCACCATCCCAAAGCGTTGCAACTTTCAGAACAGACCTGTTGGGTACAAGTGTGGAG CTTACACTCTGCCTTGA
- the LOC131054856 gene encoding non-specific lipid-transfer protein 4 — protein MALAKSLCFLVLLGVIMGVYGDGECGNTPVEKAALAMAPCAQAAQDKTAPVSSGCCDSIKKLSNQKECLCAVMLSKIAQAAGIKPEVAITIPKRCNFQNRPVGYQCGAYTLP, from the exons ATGGCTCTTGCAAAGTCTCTGTGCTTTCTGGTTTTGTTGGGTGTGATAATGGGTGTGTATGGAGATGGAGAATGTGGAAATACCCCTGTGGAGAAAGCAGCCTTAGCAATGGCACCCTGTGCTCAGGCAGCACAAGACAAGACTGCCCCTGTTTCATCAGGGTGCTGTGACTCTATCAAGAAGCTCAGCAATCAAAAGGAATGCCTCTGTGCTGTCATGCTCTCTAAAATTGCACAAGCAGCTGGAATAAAGCCTGAAGTAGCCATCACCATCCCAAAGCGCTGCAACTTTCAGAACAGGCCTGTTGGGTACCAGTGTGGAG CTTACACTCTGCCTTGA